The Glycine soja cultivar W05 chromosome 3, ASM419377v2, whole genome shotgun sequence genome window below encodes:
- the LOC114407867 gene encoding uncharacterized protein LOC114407867 yields MLLLSVTIWNIIGRRMASLVPGVLLKLLQSMNSNVKVRGEYRSVLLQVISIVPSLSGSELWPNQGFFIKVSDSSHSTYVSLSKDDNEFILNNKLQLGQFFYVDRIEAGTPVPTLVGVRPVPGRHPFEGNPKDLMQILEQSDNDGVNGSKSMDLTEAKENPSSRQKIVIKEEKVGVASRYMQGVLNPNSRVNGADTNIGSKGNDSENGVDSKKVESSKGKQLEIKGQVLPITPTGTRLEALSPKQDIPQCNIRETVIAPSKRTSAKHSSTKQENLNMNLLSRGKDKSNNTEAIPWSALPVKLLKPGKVILRRKHLASQVVVEAQKEASAAASIVKCLSMFANICSSASSENPHATLNKFFALQQLMDQPNGTTQLKDKPIQLYKIPTPAEKHKSGKTAGVMPVKSTSKSPKPLNELSRTEKQEWAKEDGTKKINELKEVLLNETRSWFLMYLEKILDAGFSVGSQEMGKESKDNAGRQMEQANHIALTLSHLKHANEWLDKLRSSSNTESEELVETVDRLKQKVYSCLLVHIDSAALALENRA; encoded by the exons ATGCTCCTCCTCTCTG TTACAATTTGGAATATCATTGGAAGAAGAATGGCATCCCTGGTACCAGGAGTTCTACTGAAGCTTCTTCAAAGTATGAACTCTAATGTGAAAGTTCGCGGGGAATATCGCTCAGTCCTTTTGCAGGTGATCAGCATCGTGCCATCATTATCGGGGTCTGAATTATGGCCTAACCAAGGTTTCTTCATAAAAGTCTCTGACTCTTCTCATTCAACCTATGTCTCACTCTCAAAGGACGACAACGAGTTCATTTTGAATAATAAGCTGCAGCTCGGGCAATTCTTTTATGTGGATAGAATTGAGGCTGGTACACCTGTTCCAACTCTTGTCGGAGTTAGACCAGTCCCCGGACGGCACCCTTTTGAAGGCAATCCTAAGGATTTAATGCAGATTCTAGAGCAATCCGATAATGATGGAGTTAATGGTTCAAAGTCCATGGATTTAACAGAAGCCAAAGAGAATCCAAGTTCAAGGCAGAAGATCGTTATTAAAGAGGAAAAAGTAGGTGTTGCATCCAGGTACATGCAAGGTGTTCTAAATCCAAACTCAAGAGTGAACGGGGCAGATACTAATATAGGAAGCAAAGGAAATGATTCAGAAAATGGGGTAGATAGTAAAAAGGTGGAATCTTCGAAAGGAAAGCAACTAGAGATCAAAGGCCAG GTGCTCCCAATTACTCCAACTGGTACTCGACTTGAAGCACTTTCACCAAAGCAAGACATCCCTCAGTGTAACATCCGGGAGACTGTCATAGCACCTTCTAAGCGCACTTCTGCCAAACACAGTTCTACTAAACAGGAAAATTTGAACATGAATTTGTTGTCTCGTGGTAAAGATAAAAGCAATAACACTGAGGCAATTCCATGGTCCGCTTTGCCGGTCAAGCTTCTGAAGCCTGGAAAG gttattctTAGAAGGAAACATCTAGCCTCTCAGGTTGTAGTAGAAGCCCAAAAAGAAGCATCTGCAGCAGCATCGATAGTTAAATGCCTAAG TATGTTTGCCAATATCTGCTCATCTGCATCATCAGAGAACCCTCATGCTACACTGAACAAATTTTTTGCCCTCCAGCAACTCATGGACCAGCCAAATGGTACAACTCAGTTGAAAGATAAACCAATTCAACTATATAAGATTCCTACTCCGGCAGAAAAACATAAATCAGGCAAGACGGCAGGTGTGATGCCTGTTAAAAGCACGTCAAAGTCTCCAAAACCCTTAAATGAACTATCAAGAACTGAGAAGCAAGAATGGGCCAAAGAGGATGGCACGAAAAAGATCAATGAGCTGAAAGAGGTCCTTTTAAATGAAACAAGATCATGGTTTTTGATGTACTTGGAAAAGATATTAGATGCTGGGTTTTCCGTTGGCTCCCAAGAGATGGGCAAGGAAAGTAAGGATAATGCAGGAAGACAGATGGAGCAAGCCAACCATATAGCTCTCACATTATCACACCTTAAGCATGCAAATGAATGGCTGGACAAATTGAGAAGCAGTTCTAACACGGAAAGTGAAGAGCTGGTGGAGACTGTTGACAGGTTGAAGCAAAAAGTTTATTCTTGTCTGCTTGTACATATTGATTCCGCTGCATTAGCTTTGGAGAACCGAGCTTGA
- the LOC114407868 gene encoding potassium transporter 5-like isoform X2, whose protein sequence is MSGEADRTSIEEEVDTGKETAEKNLMKPKDPKVPWAKLRRVDSLNLEAGRVSMVAHDPYQMDWRTTLSLAFQSIGVVYGDIGTSPLYVYASTFTKKINNTDDILGVLSLIIYSIVLIPLLKYVFIVLWANDNGNGGAIALYSLIFRHIKMSLIPNQQPEDRELSNYKLETPSTEFKRAQKLKQKLEGSHVARIVLLLLAIMGTSMVIGEGILTPSISDAAVGITIAILAVLFYVQRFGTDKVGFSFAPIILVWFLFIGGIGLYNLFKYDIGVLRAFNPKYIYDYFKRNGKEGWLSLGGVFLCITGSQAMFADLGHFNVRSIQISFSCITCPAIVVAYIGQAAFLRKFPEKVANTFYDSVPDPLYWPTFVVAFAAAIIASQAMISGAFSIISQAISLGCFPRVRVVHTSVKHQGQVYIPEVNYMFMIACIVVCAAFKTTEKICHAYGMAVIGDMMITTTLASLIMLVLWKKSRWRVGVFFLGFGFIEIVYFSSQLTKFTAGGYLPIVSAMFLTAVMGIWHYVHKERYMFELKNKVSSAYLNEVANNPDVRRVPGIGLLYELILGHSNILFNH, encoded by the exons ATGTCTGGAGAAGCAGATCGAACGAGCATCGAGGAAGAGGTGGACACAGGAAAGGAGACTGCAGAGAAGAACCTGATGAAGCCGAAAGACCCAAAGGTACCATGGGCAAAGCTACGCCGCGTAGATTCTCTCAATTTAGAAGCTGGAAGAGTTTCTATGGTTGCACACGATCCCTACCAG ATGGATTGGAGGACGACGCTGAGCTTAGCATTTCAAAGCATAGGGGTTGTATATGGTGATATTGGTACATCACCACTTTATGTGTATGCAAGCactttcactaaaaaaattaacaacactGATGACATTCTTGGTGTCTTGTCTCTCATCATCTATTCCATTGTGCTCATACCTTTGCTTAAATATGTCTTCATCGTTTTGTGGGCCAACGACAACGGCAACG GTGGAGCAATTGCACTCTATTCGCTAATCTTTAGGCATATAAAGATGAGTTTGATTCCAAATCAACAACCAGAGGACAGGGAGCTTTCTAACTACAAACTTGAAACACCGTCTACTGAGTTTAAACGAGCCCAGAAACTAAAGCAGAAGCTTGAGGGCAGTCATGTTGCGCGGATTGTGCTTTTACTTTTAGCTATAATGGGAACTTCCATGGTCATAGGAGAAGGGATTCTTACGCcatcaatttcag aTGCTGCTGTGGGGATCACTATAGCAATCTTGGCAGTCCTATTTTATGTGCAACGATTTGGTACAGATAAAGTGGGTTTCTCATTCGCTCCAATAATTTTGGTGTGGTTTTTATTCATCGGTGGGATTGGCCtttacaatttatttaaatatgacaTTGGCGTATTACGTGCTTTTaatccaaaatatatatatgattactTCAAACGGAACGGCAAGGAAGGATGGTTATCGCTTGGTGGAGTCTTTTTGTGCATAACAG GATCCCAGGCCATGTTTGCTGACTTGGGTCACTTTAATGTACGATCCATTCAA ATTAGCTTTTCTTGCATTACATGTCCTGCAATAGTGGTTGCATACATTGGGCAAGCAGCATTTCTACGGAAGTTCCCTGAGAAAGTGGCTAATACCTTCTATGATAGTGTACCGG ATCCCTTATATTGGCCAACATTTGTTGTGGCTTTTGCTGCTGCCATTATAGCCAGTCAGGCAATGATTTCAGGAGCATTCTCTATTATATCCCAGGCCATAAGTCTAGGTTGTTTCCCAAGAGTTAGGGTAGTGCACACTTCCGTTAAACATCAAGGTCAGGTGTATATTCCTGAGGTCAACTACATGTTCATGATTGCATGTATTGTGGTCTGTGCTGCCTTCAAGACCACAGAAAAGATTTGCCATGCATATG GGATGGCAGTTATTGGTGATATGATGATCACAACAACTCTAGCATCGCTTATAATGCTTGTTTTGTGGAAAAAGAGTCGGTGGCGCGTGGGTGTGTTCTTTTTGGGATTTGGCTTCATTGAGATTGTTTATTTCTCTTCTCAACTAACCAAGTTTACAGCAGGAGGGTATCTTCCAATTGTATCAGCTATGTTCTTGACGGCGGTGATGGGAATATGGCATTATGTGCACAAAGAAAGATACATGTTTGAACTGAAAAACAAGGTTTCAAGTGCGTATTTGAATGAAGTGGCCAACAACCCAGACGTAAGGCGAGTGCCCGGAATAGGACTTCTGTACGAATTGATACTTGGACACTCCAACATTCTATTTAACCATTaa
- the LOC114407868 gene encoding potassium transporter 5-like isoform X1, with amino-acid sequence MSGEADRTSIEEEVDTGKETAEKNLMKPKDPKVPWAKLRRVDSLNLEAGRVSMVAHDPYQMDWRTTLSLAFQSIGVVYGDIGTSPLYVYASTFTKKINNTDDILGVLSLIIYSIVLIPLLKYVFIVLWANDNGNGGAIALYSLIFRHIKMSLIPNQQPEDRELSNYKLETPSTEFKRAQKLKQKLEGSHVARIVLLLLAIMGTSMVIGEGILTPSISVLSAVSGISTSLGQDAAVGITIAILAVLFYVQRFGTDKVGFSFAPIILVWFLFIGGIGLYNLFKYDIGVLRAFNPKYIYDYFKRNGKEGWLSLGGVFLCITGSQAMFADLGHFNVRSIQISFSCITCPAIVVAYIGQAAFLRKFPEKVANTFYDSVPDPLYWPTFVVAFAAAIIASQAMISGAFSIISQAISLGCFPRVRVVHTSVKHQGQVYIPEVNYMFMIACIVVCAAFKTTEKICHAYGMAVIGDMMITTTLASLIMLVLWKKSRWRVGVFFLGFGFIEIVYFSSQLTKFTAGGYLPIVSAMFLTAVMGIWHYVHKERYMFELKNKVSSAYLNEVANNPDVRRVPGIGLLYELILGHSNILFNH; translated from the exons ATGTCTGGAGAAGCAGATCGAACGAGCATCGAGGAAGAGGTGGACACAGGAAAGGAGACTGCAGAGAAGAACCTGATGAAGCCGAAAGACCCAAAGGTACCATGGGCAAAGCTACGCCGCGTAGATTCTCTCAATTTAGAAGCTGGAAGAGTTTCTATGGTTGCACACGATCCCTACCAG ATGGATTGGAGGACGACGCTGAGCTTAGCATTTCAAAGCATAGGGGTTGTATATGGTGATATTGGTACATCACCACTTTATGTGTATGCAAGCactttcactaaaaaaattaacaacactGATGACATTCTTGGTGTCTTGTCTCTCATCATCTATTCCATTGTGCTCATACCTTTGCTTAAATATGTCTTCATCGTTTTGTGGGCCAACGACAACGGCAACG GTGGAGCAATTGCACTCTATTCGCTAATCTTTAGGCATATAAAGATGAGTTTGATTCCAAATCAACAACCAGAGGACAGGGAGCTTTCTAACTACAAACTTGAAACACCGTCTACTGAGTTTAAACGAGCCCAGAAACTAAAGCAGAAGCTTGAGGGCAGTCATGTTGCGCGGATTGTGCTTTTACTTTTAGCTATAATGGGAACTTCCATGGTCATAGGAGAAGGGATTCTTACGCcatcaatttcag TCCTTTCTGCGGTAAGTGGGATCAGTACATCTTTAGGTCAAG aTGCTGCTGTGGGGATCACTATAGCAATCTTGGCAGTCCTATTTTATGTGCAACGATTTGGTACAGATAAAGTGGGTTTCTCATTCGCTCCAATAATTTTGGTGTGGTTTTTATTCATCGGTGGGATTGGCCtttacaatttatttaaatatgacaTTGGCGTATTACGTGCTTTTaatccaaaatatatatatgattactTCAAACGGAACGGCAAGGAAGGATGGTTATCGCTTGGTGGAGTCTTTTTGTGCATAACAG GATCCCAGGCCATGTTTGCTGACTTGGGTCACTTTAATGTACGATCCATTCAA ATTAGCTTTTCTTGCATTACATGTCCTGCAATAGTGGTTGCATACATTGGGCAAGCAGCATTTCTACGGAAGTTCCCTGAGAAAGTGGCTAATACCTTCTATGATAGTGTACCGG ATCCCTTATATTGGCCAACATTTGTTGTGGCTTTTGCTGCTGCCATTATAGCCAGTCAGGCAATGATTTCAGGAGCATTCTCTATTATATCCCAGGCCATAAGTCTAGGTTGTTTCCCAAGAGTTAGGGTAGTGCACACTTCCGTTAAACATCAAGGTCAGGTGTATATTCCTGAGGTCAACTACATGTTCATGATTGCATGTATTGTGGTCTGTGCTGCCTTCAAGACCACAGAAAAGATTTGCCATGCATATG GGATGGCAGTTATTGGTGATATGATGATCACAACAACTCTAGCATCGCTTATAATGCTTGTTTTGTGGAAAAAGAGTCGGTGGCGCGTGGGTGTGTTCTTTTTGGGATTTGGCTTCATTGAGATTGTTTATTTCTCTTCTCAACTAACCAAGTTTACAGCAGGAGGGTATCTTCCAATTGTATCAGCTATGTTCTTGACGGCGGTGATGGGAATATGGCATTATGTGCACAAAGAAAGATACATGTTTGAACTGAAAAACAAGGTTTCAAGTGCGTATTTGAATGAAGTGGCCAACAACCCAGACGTAAGGCGAGTGCCCGGAATAGGACTTCTGTACGAATTGATACTTGGACACTCCAACATTCTATTTAACCATTaa
- the LOC114405348 gene encoding uncharacterized protein LOC114405348, which translates to MGQTSPTGIRIEKCVHLVVWNCIDDAKLVPREELSDWPDGLLAIGTFGNNNEVKEKTEKNILREDPSSSEEIADFTPEEIGKLKKELTKLLRQKPNIVEKEIAELPLDRFLNCPSSLEVDRRISNVLGSDSEDKDKDEEKEEEREKEEEEEDIEKTLSVILGKFKEICANNSKKAIGKKSISFLLKKMFVCRSGFAPAPSLRDTLQLQESRMEKLLRTILHKKINSQHSSRALSLKKRLEDRKMPKEDEAENDDGCKWVKTDSEYIVLEI; encoded by the exons ATGGGTCAGACCAGTCCAACCGGGATTCG AATTGAAAAATGTGTTCATTTGGTTGTTTGGAACTGCATAGATGATGCAAAACTAGTGCCTCGAGAAGAATTAAGCGATTGGCCTGATGGTTTACTAGCAATTGGTACATTTGGAAATAACAatgaagtaaaagaaaagacaGAGAAGAACATTCTTAGAGAGGATCCATCCTCGTCAGAGGAAATAGCAGACTTCACTCCTGAAGAAATCGgtaaactaaaaaaagagttaacTAAGCTGTTGAGACAAAAACCCAATATTGTGGAAAAGGAAATTGCTGAGCTTCCTCTGGACAGATTTCTCAATTGTCCATCAAGCTTGGAGGTTGATAGGAGAATCAGTAATGTACTTGGCAGTGATTCcgaagataaagataaagatgaagaaaaagaagaagaaagagaaaaagaggaagaagaagaagatattgAAAAGACACTTAGTGTCATACTTGGTAAATTCAAAGAGATTTGTGCAAACAACAGCAAGAAAGCAATTGGGAAGAAATCGATTTCATTTTTGCTGAAGAAGATGTTTGTTTGTAGAAGTGGATTTGCTCCAGCACCGAGCCTTAGAGACACCCTTCAGCTCCAAGAATCAAGAATGGAGAAG CTTTTAAGGACAATCCTtcacaagaaaataaattcCCAACATTCTTCTCGGGCATTGTCCCTCAAGAAGCGCCTCGAGGACAGGAAGATGCCAAAGGAGGATGAAGCTGAAAATGATGATGGCTGTAAATGGGTCAAGACTGATTCTGAAT ATATTGTTTTGGAGATTTAA